From one Populus alba chromosome 17, ASM523922v2, whole genome shotgun sequence genomic stretch:
- the LOC118053029 gene encoding rust resistance kinase Lr10 has translation MDFCRSWMSYGHVVGLPGSGYGEGCSSEGKYYVQAINYGNFTIRVVDAGVQDNCCSIPRYSLAPDNFSDGHPYTWYNYRQVPRGISVYSWRYNLHSTLSLPMIFMSCENTVNFPLYVDTAPYGSVNYSNSSLVTRSNYVTLEVMSASDLMELCSIEKIFLLPKKSYTYKSFEEIHSDLAYGFEFSWYKINCENCTWGCYVSWSDNRRCFALLHGLKVVCGTPCVIIFLIYKWRRRHLSVYDTVEQFPQGQNNLMPVRYSYSDIKKITRGFKEKLGEGGFGTVYKGKLRSGRFAAVKLLGKSKANGQDFINEVATIGRIHHTNVVQLIGFCAEGSKRALAYDFMANGSLDRHLFSREGSISLSWQKLHQISLGVARGIDYLHLGCDMQILHFDIKPHNIVLDENFTPKVSDFGLARLYPTNGSITSLTAARGTIGYMAPELFYKNIGRVSYKADVYSFGMLLLEMAGKRKNALAENSSQIYWPYWVHDQVSDGKAIEIGDDATEEERKIVKKMIMVGLWCIQMKPMDRPTMKNVIEMLEGDLENLQLPPKPVFNLDVTPPNIEGESSSLSGDSTESTSLVENAY, from the exons GTAAATACTACGTGCAGGCAATCAACTACGGTAACTTCACAATCCGAGTGGTAGATGCTGGTGTACAAGATAATTGCTGCTCCATCCCTCGTTATTCTTTGGCACCTGATAACTTCAGTGACGGACATCCGTACACATGGTATAACTACAGGCAGGTGCCGCGTGGAATTTCCGTGTACTCTTGGCGGTACAATTTACATTCTACGCTATCACTGCCTATGATTTTCATGAGCTGTGAAAATACGGTGAATTTTCCTCTTTATGTGGACACGGCTCCCTACGGATCAGTAAATTATTCCAACTCTTCTCTTGTGACTCGTTCGAATTATGTGACTCTTGAGGTCATGAGTGCCTCGGATTTGATGGAACTGTGCAGcatagagaaaatatttttgcttCCAAAGAAGAGCTACACATACAAGTCCTTTGAAGAAATACACAGTGACCTGGCATATGGGTTTGAGTTTTCATGGTACAAAATCAACTGTGAAAATTGCACATGGGGTTGCTACGTCAGCTGGTCAGACAATCGTCGATGCTTTG CACTACTTCATGGTCTAAAAGTTGTTTGTGGGACTCCATGTGTGATTATATTTTTGATCTACAAATGGCGAAGGAGACATTTATCAGTATACGATACAGTTGAACAATTTCCCCAGGGTCAGAATAACCTTATGCCAGTAAGGTATTCCTACTCAGATATCAAGAAGATTACTAGAGGTTTCAAGGAGAAATTGGGTGAAGGAGGCTTTGGTACAGTTTACAAAGGAAAGCTTCGCAGCGGGCGTTTTGCAGCAGTAAAATTGTTGGGAAAATCGAAAGCTAATGGACAGGATTTCATAAATGAAGTTGCTACCATAGGAAGGATTCACCATACTAATGTGGTGCAGCTAATCGGTTTTTGCGCCGAAGGATCAAAGCGAGCTCTTGCATATGATTTCATGGCTAATGGATCTCTTGATAGACACTTGTTTTCTCGAGAAGGATCAATCTCTTTAAGCTGGCAAAAACTGCATCAGATTTCCCTTGGAGTGGCTCGTGGTATCGACTATCTTCATTTAGGTTGTGACATGCAAATACttcattttgatatcaaacctCACAACATTGTTCTCGACGAAAATTTCACTCCAAAAGTTTCTGACTTCGGGCTCGCTAGGTTGTACCCAACGAATGGCAGCATAACATCTCTTACTGCAGCAAGAGGCACCATAGGATACATGGCTCCTGAATTGTTCTACAAAAACATTGGACGTGTCTCCTATAAAGCTGATGTTTATAGCTTCGGAATGCTGTTATTGGAAATGGCAGGCAAAAGGAAAAACGCGTTGGCAGAAAATTCAAGTCAAATCTACTGGCCATATTGGGTTCATGACCAAGTATCTGATGGAAAGGCCATAGAAATCGGAGACGATGCCACGGAGGAAGAACGTAAGATCGTCAAGAAGATGATTATGGTTGGATTGTGGTGTATACAAATGAAACCCATGGATCGGCCTACAATGAAGAATGTCATCGAGATGCTTGAAGGAGATTTGGAAAACTTGCAATTGCCTCCTAAGCCTGTCTTCAATCTAGACGTGACGCCACCAAACATTGAAGGAGAGTCATCATCGTTGTCAGGTGATTCTACCGAATCAACCAGTTTGGTTGAAAATGCATACTGA